A genomic segment from Cricetulus griseus strain 17A/GY chromosome 8, alternate assembly CriGri-PICRH-1.0, whole genome shotgun sequence encodes:
- the Mbd4 gene encoding methyl-CpG-binding domain protein 4 isoform X3, which produces MSLCEEDVAVGLERVEDEKELVISSECSSFLQEPATSTLFSGTAVTECHEPIRRGWERVVKQRLSGKTAGRYDVYFISPQGLKFRSKRSLANYLLKNGETLLKLEDFDFTEPSKGGIRSGYKDQSSAALTSQQPEKSDSSNRNLRTRSKWKTNVLPPPGGDSELPGSSSLSNSVLLLKDEHIHDADPGKMRKPKRRAAVRKGIGSEKTKQRCRKSLSTSAQSNRKRESVDRKAGTESELVPQECRPNRTLCPADTCAGQEAVSLVAGEKGLGKEKPPSPGPDLHSTQVTSGITNKLHSTEEAGNTKCEQTVLELEEIRRKGDQEGETHLHIDVFQGSEMPSCSQAKKLFTSETFREDSIPRTQVEKRKTSLYFSSKYNKEALSPPRRKAFKKWTPPRSPFNLVQETLFHDPWKLLIATIFLNRTSGKMAIPVLWEFLEKYPSAEVARTADWRDVSELLKPLGLYDLRAKTIIKFSDEYLTKQWRYPIELHGIGKYGNDSYRIFCVNEWKQVHPEDHKLNKYHDWLWENHEKLSLS; this is translated from the exons atGAGTCTCTG tgagGAGGATGTTGCCGTTGGACTGGAAAGAGTAGAAGATGAAAAGGAACTTGTGATCAGCAGTGAGTGTAGCTCCTTTCTCCAGGAACCTGCTACCTCTACTCTGTTTAGCGGTACTGCAGTGACAGAGTGCCACGAGCCCATCAGAAGAGGATGGGAAAGAGTTGTGAAGCAAAGACTGTCTGGGAAAACTGCGGGAAGATATGATGTGTACTTTATCAG cccacAAGGACTGAAGTTCAGATCAAAACGTTCACTTGCTAATTATCTTCTCAAAAATGGAGAGACTCTCCTCAAGCTTGAAGATTTTGATTTTACTGAGCCATCAAAAGGGGGCATCAGGTCAGGTTATAAAGACCAAAGCTCAGCAGCTCTGACTTCCCAGCAACCAGAGAAAAGTGACAGTTCAAACCGGAATCTCAGGACACGAAGCAAGTGGAAAACAAATGTGTTGCCTCCACCAGGTGGTGATTCAGAGTTGCCAGGTAGCAGCAGTCTGTCTAACTCTGTTCTGCTATTGAAAGATGAACACATTCATGATGCTGACCCTGGAAAGATGAGGAAGCCCAAAAGAAGGGCAGCTGTTCGGAAAGGAATTGGAAGTGAGAAAACCAAGCAAAGGTGCAGGAAGAGCCTCTCAACGTCTGCTCAAAGTAACAGAAAAAGAGAGTCTGTGGATCGGAAAGCAGGCACTGAAAGTGAGCTGGTTCCACAGGAATGTCGGCCCAACAGGACCCTCTGCCCTGCCGATACCTGTGCAGGCCAGGAGGCTGTCAGCCTGGTGGCGGGAGAAAAGGGCCTAGGGAAGGAAAAGCCACCGAGTCCAGGACCAGATCTTCATTCCACACAAGTAACTTCTGGCATCACAAACAAATTACATTCAACTGAAGAAGCAGGCAATACGAAGTGTGAGCAGACTGTTTTAGAATTAGAGGAAATCAGACGGAAGGGAGACCAAGAGGGGGAGACACATTTGCATATCGACGTTTTTCAGGGCTCTGAAATGCCCAGCTGCTCACAAGCCAAGAAACTCTTCACTTCTGAGACATTTCGAG aagacAGCATCCCACGAACACaagtagaaaaaaggaaaacaagcctGTATTTTTCCAGCAAGTACAACAAAGAAG CTCTCAGCCCCCCAAGACGGAAAGCCTTCAAGAAATGGACTCCTCCTCGGTCACCTTTTAATCTTGTTCAAGAAACACTTTTCCATGATCCATGGAAGCTCCTCATTGCAACTATATTTCTCAATCGGACCTCAG GCAAGATGGCCATCCCTGTGCTTTGGGAGTTTCTAGAGAAGTACCCTTCAGCTGAGGTGGCCCGAACTGCTGACTGGAGGGATGTCTCAGAACTTCTTAAGCCTCTTGGTCTCTATGATCTCCGTGCAAAAACCATTATCAAGTTTTCAG ATGAATATCTGACGAAGCAGTGGAGGTATCCAATTGAACTTCATGGGATTGGTAAATATGGCAACGACTCCTACCGGATTTTTTGTGTCAATGAGTGGAAGCAG GTGCACCCTGAAGACCACAAGTTAAATAAATACCATGACTGGCTTTGggaaaatcatgaaaaattaaGTCTGTCTTAA
- the Mbd4 gene encoding methyl-CpG-binding domain protein 4 isoform X1, which yields MESPHPGDGSAPSVTPRENLVPDPPWDLCEEDVAVGLERVEDEKELVISSECSSFLQEPATSTLFSGTAVTECHEPIRRGWERVVKQRLSGKTAGRYDVYFISPQGLKFRSKRSLANYLLKNGETLLKLEDFDFTEPSKGGIRSGYKDQSSAALTSQQPEKSDSSNRNLRTRSKWKTNVLPPPGGDSELPGSSSLSNSVLLLKDEHIHDADPGKMRKPKRRAAVRKGIGSEKTKQRCRKSLSTSAQSNRKRESVDRKAGTESELVPQECRPNRTLCPADTCAGQEAVSLVAGEKGLGKEKPPSPGPDLHSTQVTSGITNKLHSTEEAGNTKCEQTVLELEEIRRKGDQEGETHLHIDVFQGSEMPSCSQAKKLFTSETFREDSIPRTQVEKRKTSLYFSSKYNKEALSPPRRKAFKKWTPPRSPFNLVQETLFHDPWKLLIATIFLNRTSGKMAIPVLWEFLEKYPSAEVARTADWRDVSELLKPLGLYDLRAKTIIKFSDEYLTKQWRYPIELHGIGKYGNDSYRIFCVNEWKQVHPEDHKLNKYHDWLWENHEKLSLS from the exons ATGGAGAGCCCACACCCCGGGGACGGCTCAGCCCCCTCCGTCACCCCTAGAGAAAACCTAGTTCCAGACCCGCCTTGGGACCTCTG tgagGAGGATGTTGCCGTTGGACTGGAAAGAGTAGAAGATGAAAAGGAACTTGTGATCAGCAGTGAGTGTAGCTCCTTTCTCCAGGAACCTGCTACCTCTACTCTGTTTAGCGGTACTGCAGTGACAGAGTGCCACGAGCCCATCAGAAGAGGATGGGAAAGAGTTGTGAAGCAAAGACTGTCTGGGAAAACTGCGGGAAGATATGATGTGTACTTTATCAG cccacAAGGACTGAAGTTCAGATCAAAACGTTCACTTGCTAATTATCTTCTCAAAAATGGAGAGACTCTCCTCAAGCTTGAAGATTTTGATTTTACTGAGCCATCAAAAGGGGGCATCAGGTCAGGTTATAAAGACCAAAGCTCAGCAGCTCTGACTTCCCAGCAACCAGAGAAAAGTGACAGTTCAAACCGGAATCTCAGGACACGAAGCAAGTGGAAAACAAATGTGTTGCCTCCACCAGGTGGTGATTCAGAGTTGCCAGGTAGCAGCAGTCTGTCTAACTCTGTTCTGCTATTGAAAGATGAACACATTCATGATGCTGACCCTGGAAAGATGAGGAAGCCCAAAAGAAGGGCAGCTGTTCGGAAAGGAATTGGAAGTGAGAAAACCAAGCAAAGGTGCAGGAAGAGCCTCTCAACGTCTGCTCAAAGTAACAGAAAAAGAGAGTCTGTGGATCGGAAAGCAGGCACTGAAAGTGAGCTGGTTCCACAGGAATGTCGGCCCAACAGGACCCTCTGCCCTGCCGATACCTGTGCAGGCCAGGAGGCTGTCAGCCTGGTGGCGGGAGAAAAGGGCCTAGGGAAGGAAAAGCCACCGAGTCCAGGACCAGATCTTCATTCCACACAAGTAACTTCTGGCATCACAAACAAATTACATTCAACTGAAGAAGCAGGCAATACGAAGTGTGAGCAGACTGTTTTAGAATTAGAGGAAATCAGACGGAAGGGAGACCAAGAGGGGGAGACACATTTGCATATCGACGTTTTTCAGGGCTCTGAAATGCCCAGCTGCTCACAAGCCAAGAAACTCTTCACTTCTGAGACATTTCGAG aagacAGCATCCCACGAACACaagtagaaaaaaggaaaacaagcctGTATTTTTCCAGCAAGTACAACAAAGAAG CTCTCAGCCCCCCAAGACGGAAAGCCTTCAAGAAATGGACTCCTCCTCGGTCACCTTTTAATCTTGTTCAAGAAACACTTTTCCATGATCCATGGAAGCTCCTCATTGCAACTATATTTCTCAATCGGACCTCAG GCAAGATGGCCATCCCTGTGCTTTGGGAGTTTCTAGAGAAGTACCCTTCAGCTGAGGTGGCCCGAACTGCTGACTGGAGGGATGTCTCAGAACTTCTTAAGCCTCTTGGTCTCTATGATCTCCGTGCAAAAACCATTATCAAGTTTTCAG ATGAATATCTGACGAAGCAGTGGAGGTATCCAATTGAACTTCATGGGATTGGTAAATATGGCAACGACTCCTACCGGATTTTTTGTGTCAATGAGTGGAAGCAG GTGCACCCTGAAGACCACAAGTTAAATAAATACCATGACTGGCTTTGggaaaatcatgaaaaattaaGTCTGTCTTAA